In the Bacillus solimangrovi genome, TCGTTTAAAATCCAGTATATGTAGGTTTAAATTGTATTTATTACTATAATAAATGATTTTAGATCAATAGAAAACCCTTTAATCTGTATAGGAAGAAAGTTTTGTGGCACTTTTGAAATATAGACGAAAAATGAAAGAATAAAATCCAATCGTTAAGTACAATATCAAGAAAAAAATGAAAAATTAACGATAATATAAACAATATATTTTCAAATAATAAGCATTTATTTAAATTCATCTACAGAAAAAGAGAGGAAAATTCCTCTCTCTTTCTCTTTAATGCACTTCTTTTCCTTGAACGAGCTTAACCATCATATTTGCAATGGCATGTTGTTCTTCATCAGAAGCAACTTTCCACAATTCTGCTAAAATTCTTTCCTCAGCATTTTTTGGCTCAACTTGCTGTGCTAAGTAATCACCGATTTCGAACGCAACATTCTCAACAGTTCGATTATCTAAACCGTCTTTTTGAGCTTGTTGCAAACGCCCGCCAAGAAATTCTTTCCACGTATCAAAATTGTCTAGTACTGACATAACCTTCACTCCTTTAAGAGTAGATTCACGTTTAGTTTCTCTATATCTTTGGTGTTTATGCATCATCACTTAAAATAAGGTTCTATGTATGCCATCCGCCATTTACTCCAATAATTTGACCGTTTACATAAGAAGCATCTTTCGAACATAAAAAGCTTACAACTGCAGCTATTTCATTTGGTTCAGCAAGTCGCTGTGCTGGAATTTCTTCAGTTAGCATTTGTATATCTGCTTCACTAAACGTATTCAACATATCCGTTTGTACTGCACCAGGTGAAACACCATTTACGTATACACCACTAGGTGCTAACTCTTTTGCAAGAGCCTTTACTAACGCATTTTGCCCGCCTTTTACCATTGAATATAACGTTTCACATGAAGCACCTATTTCACCCCAAATCGATGTAATAAATACAACATGGCCACTTCGTTTGGAAACCATGTTTGGAATAATTTCCTTCGTTAACAAGTAAGGCACAGTGCAATGTAGATTCACCATATCTGTAACAGTATCACTGTCCATATCAGTAATTAAGCCAAAGACAGAACGACCACTATTATGCACACAAAGATCAATCGAAGTAGTTAGTTGTTGTTTGATTTCTTCGATTGCACTTGGTTTCGTTAAATCAGCTTGAATAACATAAGATGGAACGTCTAATTCATGTTGTAATGATGTTACAGCTTGTTCATTTTGATAATAATGTAGATACAGATTATAACCATCTTTTGCTAAACGTTTTGCAATTGCTTGACCGATTCCACCACTTGCACCAGTTATAAATGCCCATCTCTCCATTTCCCATCAATCCCTCCTCTATTTTCGCAGGAAAAAGCAAGCCGATTAAGACTGGCTTGCTTTCGGTAAAATATAAAAACTTGTAAAACGATTTTCTTGAAACAACTCTTCTGCAGAAGCTTTTACATCGGATAATGTTAATTTTTCTAATACTTCAACGATTGAAAATAGGTTCATATCGTGGAATTGGTACCTCGTAAATTGGTTTGCAATAAATTCTGGAGAGTTTAATGACCGAAGGAACGAACCGATCTTTTTGCGACGAATACGCTCTAATTGTTCCTCTGTTAACACTTTATCGCGTTCATTTAAAGCAATTTGTTTTATTCGTTTTGACAGTTCCTTCGGTTCACTACTATCACTTCCAATTATAGCGAACGCAAAATCTCCCTCTTCTGTATAGTCATAGCTAAATGTTTCATCAATTAAACCAGCTTCATACAATTGTTCATAAAAAGGTGAACTCTTACCGAATATCATGTCTAAAAGCACTTTCATTGCTAGCTCAATTTTTAATTTTTCGATTCCTCGTTTTTGTGGAGCACTCCCCTTGAAACCGATCATACACTTTGGACGCTGAACAGACATGTGTAATTCTTTCTCTGTTACATGAACCGCTTCAGGTTCATCTGGAGAAAAACGTT is a window encoding:
- a CDS encoding DUF3243 domain-containing protein translates to MSVLDNFDTWKEFLGGRLQQAQKDGLDNRTVENVAFEIGDYLAQQVEPKNAEERILAELWKVASDEEQHAIANMMVKLVQGKEVH
- the ymfI gene encoding elongation factor P 5-aminopentanone reductase, with translation MERWAFITGASGGIGQAIAKRLAKDGYNLYLHYYQNEQAVTSLQHELDVPSYVIQADLTKPSAIEEIKQQLTTSIDLCVHNSGRSVFGLITDMDSDTVTDMVNLHCTVPYLLTKEIIPNMVSKRSGHVVFITSIWGEIGASCETLYSMVKGGQNALVKALAKELAPSGVYVNGVSPGAVQTDMLNTFSEADIQMLTEEIPAQRLAEPNEIAAVVSFLCSKDASYVNGQIIGVNGGWHT